A single Ktedonobacteraceae bacterium DNA region contains:
- a CDS encoding sigma-70 family RNA polymerase sigma factor: protein MDIGSDLGTPLTGTGLSIWPVPKKVEHAPEAPAATRPEKLAAGSGTKKLSFDDLYAQYYPRVLAYLRFRTGTMDVAEELVSLVFERALIHLSDLQAPGAAGAWLFRIARNCVSDYFRKHQFDLSLDTLIGANHPCERSPEEVIVAREERMLLLTHLNHLSEREREVIGLKFVACLQNREIARVLHIPEGTVSSLLHRALARLREALNREGGHNL, encoded by the coding sequence ATGGATATCGGTAGCGACCTGGGAACACCGCTTACAGGTACAGGCCTCTCTATCTGGCCCGTGCCGAAAAAGGTTGAGCATGCCCCTGAAGCGCCTGCCGCTACCCGTCCAGAAAAGCTGGCTGCAGGCTCAGGGACGAAAAAGCTCTCCTTTGACGATCTGTACGCGCAGTATTATCCTCGCGTCCTGGCCTATTTGCGTTTTCGCACCGGTACGATGGATGTCGCGGAGGAACTGGTATCGCTCGTCTTCGAGCGCGCCTTGATCCACCTGTCCGACCTGCAAGCTCCAGGCGCTGCCGGTGCCTGGCTCTTTCGTATCGCCCGTAATTGTGTCTCCGATTATTTCCGGAAACACCAGTTCGATCTCTCTCTGGACACGCTCATTGGCGCAAATCATCCTTGCGAGCGTTCACCGGAGGAAGTCATCGTTGCACGCGAGGAGCGCATGCTGCTACTTACTCACCTCAATCACCTCTCGGAACGTGAGCGCGAGGTAATTGGCCTGAAGTTCGTCGCATGCCTGCAAAACCGTGAAATCGCGCGTGTCTTGCATATACCCGAAGGCACCGTCAGTTCGCTCCTTCACAGGGCGCTTGCTCGCCTGCGAGAAGCCCTCAATAGGGAAGGAGGGCACAATTTATGA
- a CDS encoding tetratricopeptide repeat protein, which translates to MTSQELFCENCGAANPSTAKFCQHCATLLPFTHTTGSLPEQTLLAGRYQLLNRIGQGGMGAVYKAADTRFNNRPVAIKEMSSAGLPPARLQEAKEAFDREAHLLADLIHPNLPRIYDNFTENDRSYLVMDFIEGQTLEEYLESIGGGPLPVDQVIKWAEQLCDVLSYLHNHQPPIVFRDLKPANVMISDSGHLFLIDFGIARIFKPGKQHDTVALGSPGYAAPEQYGKAQSTPRSDIYSLGALLHHLLTGIDPSEQPFFFRPVSQVNPDVDPRFDVLLQQMLEMDADKRPASAQDVVARLEEINNSVRTTGVHAAVTTDPLEEAHTLYTQKRLDEALAVYTKALQTQTTSSVGWQGYGLTQGMRGHHQLALEAFERALQLNPTLVTSWNGKGTALSTLHRHSEALQAFERALQLDPGNAAAYNGKGAALSALGRHEAALQAFEQALRIDPELAQAWNNKGLVLNTLKRYREALDAFNKALTYGPLIATSWSGKGNALHELGQLQAALKAYEQACSCNPSLVPAWNGKGTVLYDMRRFAEAQEAFDEALKLDSHYAPAYFGKGQVLYAQRKLKQALGMFDRALHEDAKFAEAWNRRGNVLDELGEYSRALESYDRALQLDGRHAAAWSGKGGVLRQLGRYQEALRAYDVALKIDPNFAFAWNGRGNTLYNLGDYVQALRAYERALQLNSRLTTAWHNKALVLNRLGYYEEGLKAADEAIHLRPDDPDNWLRKAEALKGLRRRQEARSAEDQANRLRAAAGVP; encoded by the coding sequence ATGACATCGCAAGAACTTTTTTGTGAGAATTGCGGGGCGGCGAACCCATCAACGGCGAAATTTTGCCAGCATTGCGCGACGCTGTTGCCATTCACGCATACAACAGGCTCTCTGCCGGAGCAGACGCTGCTGGCCGGTCGCTACCAGCTATTGAATAGAATAGGGCAGGGCGGCATGGGAGCCGTTTATAAGGCGGCCGATACGAGGTTCAATAATCGTCCGGTGGCGATCAAGGAGATGAGCAGCGCCGGATTGCCACCCGCGCGCCTGCAAGAGGCGAAAGAGGCGTTTGACCGCGAAGCGCACCTGCTCGCGGACCTGATACATCCAAACCTGCCGCGCATTTATGACAACTTCACGGAAAACGACCGCTCGTACCTGGTGATGGATTTTATTGAGGGCCAGACGCTGGAGGAGTACCTGGAGAGCATTGGAGGCGGCCCTTTACCGGTAGACCAGGTGATCAAATGGGCGGAGCAGCTGTGCGATGTGTTGAGCTACCTGCATAATCACCAGCCGCCGATTGTGTTTCGCGACCTGAAGCCTGCAAATGTGATGATCAGCGATAGCGGGCACCTCTTTCTGATCGATTTTGGCATTGCGCGTATTTTCAAGCCGGGCAAGCAGCACGATACGGTGGCGCTCGGCTCGCCAGGATACGCGGCTCCCGAACAATATGGTAAGGCGCAGAGCACGCCGCGTTCGGATATCTATAGCCTGGGAGCCTTATTGCACCACCTGCTGACGGGTATTGATCCAAGCGAGCAGCCTTTTTTCTTCCGGCCAGTTTCGCAGGTGAATCCCGATGTCGATCCACGCTTCGATGTATTGCTGCAACAGATGCTGGAGATGGACGCCGACAAGCGACCGGCCAGCGCGCAGGATGTGGTGGCGCGACTGGAAGAGATCAACAATTCGGTGCGCACGACCGGCGTACACGCGGCAGTGACGACGGACCCGCTGGAAGAGGCACATACACTCTATACGCAGAAGCGCCTGGACGAGGCGCTGGCGGTGTATACAAAAGCATTGCAGACGCAGACGACGAGTTCGGTGGGCTGGCAGGGATACGGGTTGACGCAAGGAATGCGGGGGCACCACCAACTGGCGTTGGAGGCGTTTGAACGGGCATTGCAGTTGAATCCGACACTGGTCACTTCCTGGAATGGCAAGGGGACGGCTCTGAGTACGCTGCACCGGCACAGCGAGGCGCTGCAAGCTTTTGAAAGGGCGCTGCAACTCGATCCGGGCAACGCCGCGGCCTACAATGGCAAGGGAGCGGCGTTGAGCGCGTTGGGACGGCACGAAGCGGCATTGCAGGCGTTTGAGCAGGCGCTGCGCATCGATCCAGAACTGGCGCAGGCCTGGAATAACAAGGGCCTGGTGCTGAATACGCTGAAGCGCTATCGCGAGGCGCTGGATGCCTTTAACAAGGCGCTGACCTATGGGCCGCTGATCGCGACATCATGGAGCGGCAAGGGAAACGCGCTGCACGAACTGGGGCAACTGCAGGCGGCGCTGAAGGCATACGAGCAGGCGTGCAGTTGCAATCCGTCGCTAGTGCCAGCCTGGAACGGCAAGGGGACTGTGCTTTACGATATGCGGCGCTTCGCTGAGGCCCAGGAGGCGTTTGACGAGGCGCTGAAGCTGGACAGCCATTACGCTCCGGCGTATTTTGGCAAGGGGCAGGTTTTGTATGCGCAGCGCAAATTGAAGCAGGCGCTGGGGATGTTCGATAGGGCGCTGCACGAAGATGCGAAATTCGCGGAGGCATGGAACCGGCGTGGCAATGTGCTGGATGAATTGGGGGAATACTCGCGGGCGCTGGAATCATACGATAGGGCACTGCAACTGGATGGGCGGCACGCGGCGGCGTGGAGCGGCAAAGGGGGCGTATTGCGGCAATTGGGTCGCTACCAGGAAGCGTTGCGGGCATATGACGTGGCGCTGAAGATCGATCCCAATTTCGCGTTTGCCTGGAATGGGCGCGGAAATACGCTCTATAACCTGGGCGATTATGTGCAGGCGCTGCGAGCCTACGAGCGCGCGCTACAATTAAATTCGCGGCTGACAACGGCCTGGCACAATAAGGCGCTGGTGCTGAACCGGTTGGGATACTATGAGGAGGGATTGAAGGCGGCGGATGAGGCAATCCACCTGCGCCCGGACGATCCCGATAACTGGCTGCGTAAGGCGGAGGCGTTAAAAGGGCTGCGGCGGCGGCAGGAGGCGCGCTCTGCTGAAGACCAGGCCAATCGCTTGCGGGCCGCGGCAGGGGTACCGTAA
- the rsmA gene encoding 16S rRNA (adenine(1518)-N(6)/adenine(1519)-N(6))-dimethyltransferase RsmA: MHDETDLTDVRELRNLLYAHDMRPNKSFGQNFLVDRAVLQRIVEAAKIAPDDTVLEVGAGTGVLTRELAKRARRVVAVELERNMLELLAETTRNFPNVELVARNLLYLDPAIVFGQEPYKLVANLPYYITAPTFRHFLESANPPRLIVVMVQYEVAQRIVAAPGDLSLLAISVQFYGKPKIIAHVPARAFYPAPKVDSAILRVEVNEGEDAPHKAITREERDTFFRVVQAGFSEKRKQLHNALAHGLHCKDEKVRALLMTAGIDASRRAETLSIEEWLRLAKAYENCAIIS; encoded by the coding sequence ATGCATGATGAGACAGATTTGACGGATGTACGCGAGTTGCGTAATCTGCTATATGCGCATGATATGCGCCCGAACAAATCGTTCGGGCAAAATTTTTTAGTTGACCGCGCAGTGCTACAGCGGATTGTGGAGGCGGCGAAGATTGCCCCGGATGATACGGTGCTGGAAGTTGGCGCGGGCACAGGCGTTTTGACACGGGAGTTGGCGAAGCGAGCCAGGCGCGTGGTGGCAGTAGAGTTAGAGCGGAATATGCTGGAGTTACTGGCAGAGACGACGCGAAATTTCCCTAATGTTGAACTGGTGGCGCGCAATCTGCTCTATCTCGATCCGGCAATTGTATTCGGTCAGGAGCCGTATAAGCTGGTGGCGAATTTGCCGTATTATATTACGGCGCCAACCTTTCGCCATTTTCTGGAAAGCGCCAATCCACCGCGTTTGATTGTGGTCATGGTGCAGTACGAGGTTGCGCAACGCATTGTGGCCGCACCTGGCGATCTGAGCCTGCTGGCGATCAGCGTGCAATTCTATGGAAAGCCGAAAATTATTGCGCACGTTCCGGCTCGCGCGTTTTATCCCGCGCCCAAGGTCGATTCGGCGATCTTACGCGTAGAGGTGAATGAGGGGGAGGATGCGCCGCACAAGGCAATTACGCGGGAGGAGCGGGATACATTTTTCCGTGTAGTGCAGGCAGGCTTTTCTGAGAAGCGCAAGCAGTTGCACAACGCGCTGGCACATGGGCTGCATTGTAAAGATGAAAAGGTAAGGGCATTATTGATGACGGCAGGCATCGATGCGAGCCGCCGGGCCGAAACGTTGAGCATCGAGGAGTGGTTACGTCTAGCAAAAGCATACGAAAACTGTGCTATCATATCATAA
- a CDS encoding transglycosylase domain-containing protein: protein MDQQDNKQHDENLHKDENTSLVPVHASNGTRGDGIAATGGKALAPVKTVTTNSGPLPTLSRRRARLNRVIIIKRRMQRSARADTTAPRLMITFFVLAVVLFSLLSSGVGAAYAYYRSQLPLLNGIATHSLFQTTHIYDRNGKLLYDLYDPKYGRRTYVNYNDISPLVINATVAIEDHTFWDNPGVDLQGTLRAAIADLQSHAIVEGGSTITQELIKNQLFPTDPRTFQVKAQEAVLAYGLTQQYPKWKIMEMYLNTVYYGSLNYGIEAAAEGFFNLKPKCTRTHCIPAAAQLDLAQASMLAGLPQSPSYYDPTTNKQAALARQLTVLQSMVDLNMITPAQANQAHEEMAKYNFKPFVDTKNAPHFVDYVINQVLVPLIGAENLLDGGYNIYTTIDLNLEKKVEQIVYSHLYQVQCDNYLGCYGPLNVQNNVNNAAVVVEDPSNGEILAMDGSANINDNRPEVHGQFNAATAARQPGSSFKPIVYATAFEMGWYPATILQNHKTIYPVLVSTNPDKYYTPNNYGDVFLNGFPMTIRNALANSINIPAIDAIEYAGIPNVLNMAARLGLTEVAARDPKTLGPSMAIGTVEVSLLHLTGAYATFANQGVRVPQTSVLEITDSMGHPLYTFNPSHPGGVRAMSSEVAFLMNSILSDKTSRYHEFSPGNPLELADRPAAAKTGTTDSFRDNWTMGYTPHVAVGVWAGNSDNTIMNNVIGITGAGPIWHDVIEYVSHYYNYPPDDFVRPPDVHLGTVSALTGLLPRPGEPTITDWFIDGTMPTIQGNYYVPPCQGNGCKPSPQNNG, encoded by the coding sequence ATGGATCAGCAAGATAATAAGCAACACGACGAAAATCTTCACAAAGATGAAAACACAAGCCTGGTTCCGGTGCATGCCAGCAACGGCACCAGAGGGGATGGCATTGCTGCTACCGGCGGCAAAGCGCTAGCGCCTGTAAAAACCGTCACGACTAATTCGGGTCCGCTACCAACCCTCTCAAGACGCCGCGCCCGCCTGAATCGCGTTATTATCATCAAACGTCGCATGCAGCGTTCCGCGCGTGCCGATACCACTGCTCCACGGCTCATGATCACCTTCTTTGTGCTTGCTGTGGTATTGTTCTCCTTGCTCTCAAGTGGAGTCGGCGCTGCATATGCCTATTATCGCTCACAGTTGCCCTTGCTCAACGGCATTGCCACCCACTCGCTCTTCCAGACCACGCATATCTATGATCGCAATGGTAAATTACTCTATGATCTCTATGATCCCAAATATGGCCGTCGTACCTACGTCAACTATAATGATATTTCGCCGCTCGTTATCAACGCCACCGTCGCCATTGAGGATCACACCTTCTGGGACAACCCCGGCGTTGACCTGCAAGGCACCCTACGCGCCGCCATTGCCGACCTGCAAAGCCATGCCATCGTTGAGGGCGGTAGCACGATCACCCAGGAGCTGATCAAGAATCAGCTCTTTCCCACCGACCCGCGCACCTTCCAGGTAAAAGCCCAGGAAGCTGTGCTGGCCTATGGCCTCACGCAGCAATATCCCAAGTGGAAAATCATGGAGATGTACCTCAACACCGTCTACTATGGTTCGTTGAACTACGGCATCGAGGCCGCAGCCGAGGGCTTCTTCAATCTCAAACCAAAATGTACGCGCACGCATTGTATCCCCGCCGCCGCGCAGCTCGACCTGGCGCAGGCCTCTATGCTGGCTGGCCTGCCGCAGAGTCCTTCCTACTACGACCCCACCACGAACAAACAGGCCGCGCTGGCCCGCCAGCTCACCGTCTTGCAATCCATGGTCGATCTCAATATGATTACTCCCGCCCAGGCAAACCAGGCGCACGAGGAAATGGCAAAGTATAATTTCAAACCATTTGTTGATACCAAGAACGCCCCCCATTTCGTGGACTACGTTATCAACCAGGTGCTCGTCCCACTGATAGGCGCGGAAAACTTGCTCGACGGGGGCTACAACATCTACACCACCATCGACCTCAATCTGGAGAAAAAGGTCGAGCAAATTGTCTACAGCCACCTCTACCAGGTACAATGTGATAACTACCTGGGCTGCTATGGCCCGCTCAATGTGCAGAATAACGTCAATAATGCCGCGGTCGTCGTAGAGGACCCGTCGAATGGCGAAATTCTGGCCATGGATGGAAGCGCTAATATCAATGATAACCGGCCTGAAGTGCATGGCCAGTTTAACGCCGCCACTGCCGCCAGGCAGCCCGGTTCATCCTTCAAACCCATCGTCTATGCCACCGCCTTCGAAATGGGCTGGTATCCCGCTACCATCCTGCAAAATCACAAGACCATCTATCCCGTCCTGGTCTCTACCAACCCGGACAAGTATTACACCCCCAATAACTATGGTGATGTCTTCCTCAACGGCTTCCCCATGACCATTCGTAACGCGCTGGCAAACTCCATCAACATTCCTGCCATCGACGCCATCGAATACGCCGGCATTCCCAACGTCCTGAACATGGCCGCCCGCCTTGGCCTGACGGAAGTTGCCGCCCGCGACCCCAAAACCCTCGGCCCATCCATGGCCATCGGCACCGTCGAAGTCTCCTTGCTCCACCTCACCGGCGCTTATGCCACCTTCGCCAACCAGGGCGTAAGAGTTCCGCAAACATCCGTACTCGAAATAACCGACAGCATGGGCCATCCACTCTATACGTTCAATCCCTCGCACCCCGGCGGCGTGCGCGCCATGAGCTCCGAAGTCGCGTTCCTCATGAACAGCATCCTGTCGGACAAAACGTCGCGCTACCACGAATTTAGCCCGGGTAATCCGCTCGAACTCGCGGATCGCCCCGCCGCCGCCAAAACCGGCACCACCGATAGTTTCCGTGATAACTGGACTATGGGCTATACCCCTCATGTCGCCGTCGGCGTGTGGGCCGGCAACAGCGATAACACTATCATGAATAACGTCATCGGTATTACCGGCGCCGGCCCCATCTGGCACGATGTGATAGAATATGTATCGCATTACTATAATTATCCGCCCGATGATTTTGTGCGACCGCCCGATGTCCATTTGGGAACGGTCTCCGCTTTGACCGGCCTGCTGCCGCGCCCAGGCGAACCGACCATCACCGACTGGTTTATCGATGGCACCATGCCAACTATCCAGGGCAACTATTATGTCCCTCCCTGTCAGGGAAACGGGTGCAAACCCTCTCCACAAAATAACGGGTAG
- the groL gene encoding chaperonin GroEL (60 kDa chaperone family; promotes refolding of misfolded polypeptides especially under stressful conditions; forms two stacked rings of heptamers to form a barrel-shaped 14mer; ends can be capped by GroES; misfolded proteins enter the barrel where they are refolded when GroES binds): MVKQLQFDEQARRSLKKGMDVLADAVKVTLGPKGRNVVLDKKYGAPTITNDGVTIARDIDLPDPFENMGAQLLKEVATKTNDVAGDGTTTATVLAQAIITEGLKNLAAGANPMILRRGIEKGVEAVIEEIKSMSKPVETQEQMAQVASISAADPEIGELIAEVMDKVGKDGVITVEEGRGLSMEKEYTEGMQFDRGYISPYMATNMDRMEAELSNPFILITDKKISAIADILPVLERVLQTGRKEMVIIAEDVDGEALATLVVNKVRGTFNVLAVKAPGFGDRREAMLEDIAVLTGGRVITEKAGLKLENATLRDLGTARTVLANKDTTTIVEGAGKPEAIQARVKQIRAQIQETTSDYDREKLQERLAKLAGGVGVIKVGAATEVELKEKKHRVEDALSATRAAVEEGIVAGGGSVLVHAIPALGKVQVAAGDEQTGVNILRRALEEPLRQIALNAGRDGAVVAAEVSRSPRGHGFDALKGEYVDMFEAGIIDPVKVTRSALQNAASIAAMFLTTDALVTDVPEEEPAPAMPGGMGGMGGMM; the protein is encoded by the coding sequence GTGGTAAAGCAATTACAATTTGATGAACAGGCTCGCCGCTCCCTGAAAAAGGGGATGGACGTGCTGGCCGATGCGGTGAAGGTGACCCTGGGGCCGAAAGGTCGCAATGTGGTACTGGATAAGAAATATGGCGCGCCGACGATTACGAATGACGGCGTGACCATCGCGCGTGATATCGATCTGCCCGATCCGTTCGAGAATATGGGCGCGCAGTTGCTGAAGGAAGTCGCAACCAAGACCAACGACGTGGCCGGTGATGGCACGACGACCGCGACCGTGCTGGCGCAGGCGATTATTACCGAGGGCCTGAAGAACCTGGCGGCGGGCGCGAATCCGATGATCCTGCGGCGGGGCATCGAGAAGGGCGTCGAGGCTGTGATCGAGGAGATCAAGTCGATGAGCAAGCCGGTCGAGACGCAGGAACAGATGGCGCAGGTCGCCTCTATCTCGGCGGCTGACCCTGAAATCGGCGAGCTGATTGCCGAGGTGATGGATAAGGTCGGCAAAGATGGTGTGATTACCGTCGAAGAGGGCCGCGGGCTGAGCATGGAAAAAGAGTATACCGAGGGCATGCAGTTTGATCGCGGCTATATCTCGCCCTACATGGCGACGAATATGGATCGCATGGAGGCGGAGCTTTCCAATCCGTTCATCCTGATTACGGATAAGAAGATCAGCGCGATTGCCGATATCCTGCCCGTGCTGGAGCGCGTTTTGCAGACCGGGCGCAAGGAGATGGTCATTATCGCCGAGGATGTGGATGGCGAGGCGCTGGCGACGCTGGTAGTGAACAAGGTGCGCGGCACGTTTAATGTGCTGGCAGTGAAGGCTCCTGGCTTTGGTGATCGCCGCGAGGCGATGCTGGAGGATATCGCGGTGCTGACCGGTGGCCGGGTGATTACCGAGAAGGCCGGTCTGAAGCTGGAGAATGCGACGCTGCGCGACCTGGGCACGGCGCGCACGGTGCTTGCCAACAAGGATACGACCACCATCGTCGAGGGCGCTGGAAAGCCGGAAGCGATCCAGGCGCGTGTGAAGCAGATTCGCGCTCAGATTCAGGAGACGACGAGCGACTATGATCGCGAGAAGCTGCAGGAGCGGCTGGCGAAGCTGGCCGGTGGCGTTGGTGTGATTAAGGTCGGGGCCGCGACGGAGGTAGAACTGAAGGAAAAGAAGCATCGCGTTGAGGATGCGCTTTCGGCGACGCGCGCGGCTGTTGAAGAGGGTATTGTGGCCGGTGGTGGTTCCGTGCTGGTGCATGCCATTCCGGCGCTTGGCAAGGTGCAGGTTGCTGCCGGTGACGAGCAGACGGGCGTAAATATCCTGCGCCGCGCCCTGGAGGAGCCGCTGCGCCAGATCGCGCTCAATGCCGGGCGCGATGGAGCGGTAGTGGCTGCCGAGGTGAGCAGAAGCCCACGCGGGCATGGTTTCGACGCGTTGAAGGGCGAGTACGTGGATATGTTCGAGGCGGGCATTATTGACCCTGTCAAGGTGACGCGCTCGGCGCTGCAGAATGCGGCCAGTATCGCGGCTATGTTCCTGACGACGGATGCGCTTGTTACCGATGTGCCGGAGGAAGAGCCTGCGCCTGCTATGCCCGGTGGCATGGGCGGCATGGGCGGCATGATGTAG
- the groES gene encoding co-chaperone GroES, producing the protein MATNDIRIHPMADRVVVKALSGETMTKGGIVLPDTAKEKPQEGEILAVGPGKVLDNGKRVTPEVKVGQRVLFAKYAGTEVKMDGEEYLILRESDIMGIVE; encoded by the coding sequence ATGGCAACAAATGATATCAGGATTCATCCAATGGCCGACCGCGTGGTCGTCAAGGCGCTGTCGGGTGAGACCATGACCAAAGGCGGCATCGTGCTGCCGGATACGGCGAAGGAGAAGCCCCAGGAGGGCGAAATCCTGGCGGTTGGTCCGGGCAAGGTGCTGGATAACGGCAAACGAGTCACCCCGGAGGTGAAGGTTGGGCAGCGAGTGCTGTTTGCGAAGTATGCCGGGACGGAAGTCAAGATGGATGGCGAGGAGTATTTGATCCTGCGCGAGAGCGACATTATGGGTATTGTTGAGTAA
- a CDS encoding UvrD-helicase domain-containing protein, translating to MLEQTDLLAGLNQPQQLAVTTTEGPLLILAGPGSGKTRVITHRIAYLVQHEHISPWRILAVTFTNKAAREMRERLEKLVGVSDSKEMTIGTFHAICARVLRIEADYLAPLGLNRSFVIFDTDDQNTLIKRAIKDLNLDEKQYRPATMQSLISRAKNDMQVPDQMAELASKYIEEVAARVYKQYQRLLRANNGVDFDDLLMLTEQLWRREPEVLRKYQQKWQYIHVDEFQDCNLPQYKLIRLLGYGTDDRHEGIGNVCVVGDDDQMIYTWRGASAENVQRFERDFPRTKIILLEQNYRSTQTILDAAQNVVRRNRLRKDKRLWTALGTGEKVVLHEAYNEEEEGLFVAREIARLLARGEIEKRGDVAVMYRTNAQSRALEEQFLRANIPYKVIGSRKFYERKEIKDMLAYLRLLANPHDDLSMSRIINVPNRKIGPKTLGELQQWANDQHISLYEAVQHVDEHPTLGKAAKTALKAFAELLADLTKSIEELTLPELLDRTAERSGYGPELRESSEGEERWSNVLELRRVAEDYSEIETATALELFLENVALVGGADTAQTGEDGTLIKEENKDAVTLITLHAAKGLEYPIVFIVGMDEGSLPHARSVDKPEQLEEERRLAYVGFTRAMRRLYLVRAYRRSYFGETQITEPSRFLDDIPIHLVSTPGGGTSKQAGGLRAAANRNNNWDDDYNQDTWSSRETGRTFGSGKPSTGARNQTSQWTPRSSSNISKVPPSLPPQKSSGNGTPPLSSSSSTTPPAKPKGQQFKPGDRVRHDKFGEGIILKSEMQEATEFVEVQFGSKFGKKRLSMDFAKLEKI from the coding sequence ATGTTGGAACAAACAGACTTGCTGGCCGGGCTGAATCAGCCGCAGCAACTGGCAGTCACTACTACCGAAGGACCCCTTCTGATCCTGGCCGGACCGGGCAGCGGCAAAACCCGCGTCATTACGCATCGCATTGCCTACCTGGTACAGCACGAACATATCTCGCCCTGGCGTATCCTGGCCGTCACCTTTACCAACAAGGCCGCCCGCGAAATGCGCGAGCGCCTGGAAAAGCTTGTCGGCGTCAGCGACTCCAAAGAAATGACCATCGGCACCTTCCATGCCATCTGCGCCCGCGTCCTGCGCATCGAAGCCGACTACCTGGCTCCCCTTGGCCTCAATCGCTCATTCGTCATCTTCGATACCGACGACCAGAATACGCTCATCAAACGCGCCATCAAAGATCTGAACCTGGATGAGAAACAATACCGGCCCGCGACCATGCAAAGCCTCATCTCACGGGCCAAAAATGATATGCAGGTGCCCGATCAGATGGCCGAACTCGCCTCTAAATATATCGAAGAGGTAGCAGCTCGCGTCTATAAGCAGTACCAACGCCTCTTGCGCGCCAATAACGGCGTCGATTTCGACGACCTGCTCATGCTCACCGAACAGCTGTGGCGCCGCGAACCAGAAGTCCTGCGCAAATACCAGCAGAAGTGGCAATACATTCACGTCGATGAGTTCCAGGATTGCAACCTGCCCCAATACAAGCTCATTCGCCTGCTCGGCTATGGCACCGACGACCGCCACGAAGGAATCGGCAATGTCTGCGTCGTGGGCGACGACGACCAGATGATCTATACCTGGCGCGGCGCCAGCGCCGAGAACGTGCAGCGTTTCGAGCGCGACTTCCCCCGCACGAAAATCATCCTGCTCGAACAGAACTATCGCTCGACCCAGACCATCCTCGACGCCGCCCAGAACGTTGTGCGCCGCAATCGCCTGCGCAAGGACAAACGCCTGTGGACAGCCCTGGGCACCGGCGAAAAAGTCGTCCTGCACGAGGCCTACAATGAGGAAGAAGAAGGACTCTTTGTAGCCCGCGAGATCGCTCGCCTGCTCGCTCGCGGCGAGATCGAGAAGCGCGGCGATGTCGCCGTCATGTATCGCACCAACGCCCAGTCACGCGCCCTGGAAGAGCAATTCCTGCGCGCCAACATTCCTTATAAGGTGATAGGCAGTCGCAAATTCTACGAGCGCAAAGAAATCAAGGACATGCTCGCCTACCTGCGCCTGCTGGCGAACCCGCATGATGACCTCAGCATGTCGCGCATCATCAACGTCCCCAACCGCAAAATCGGCCCCAAAACGCTCGGCGAATTGCAGCAGTGGGCCAACGACCAGCATATCTCGCTCTACGAAGCCGTGCAGCACGTCGACGAGCATCCTACGCTCGGCAAGGCCGCTAAAACCGCCTTGAAAGCCTTCGCCGAACTGCTTGCCGACCTGACCAAATCCATTGAAGAACTGACGCTGCCGGAATTATTGGATCGCACCGCCGAACGCAGCGGTTATGGTCCGGAACTCCGCGAATCCTCCGAGGGCGAAGAGCGCTGGAGCAACGTCCTGGAATTGCGGCGCGTCGCAGAAGACTATTCTGAGATCGAGACCGCTACCGCGCTCGAACTCTTCCTCGAAAACGTCGCCCTGGTGGGTGGCGCCGATACCGCGCAGACCGGCGAGGATGGCACGCTTATCAAAGAAGAGAACAAGGATGCCGTCACCCTGATCACCCTGCATGCCGCCAAGGGCCTGGAATATCCCATCGTCTTCATCGTTGGCATGGACGAAGGTTCGCTGCCGCACGCGCGCTCCGTCGATAAGCCCGAACAACTGGAAGAAGAGCGCCGCCTGGCCTATGTCGGCTTTACGCGTGCCATGCGCCGCCTCTACCTCGTGCGCGCCTATCGCCGCTCCTATTTCGGCGAGACGCAAATCACCGAACCATCGCGCTTCCTCGACGATATCCCTATTCATCTCGTTTCTACTCCTGGTGGTGGAACATCGAAGCAAGCCGGCGGTTTGCGTGCTGCCGCCAATCGCAACAACAACTGGGACGACGACTACAACCAGGATACGTGGTCCTCGCGTGAAACCGGTCGCACATTCGGTAGCGGCAAACCATCGACCGGGGCAAGGAATCAAACATCGCAATGGACCCCGCGTTCCTCATCCAACATCTCAAAGGTGCCGCCCTCGCTGCCGCCACAGAAGAGCAGCGGCAATGGAACACCGCCACTGTCATCATCCTCATCGACCACGCCACCCGCGAAGCCGAAAGGACAGCAGTTCAAGCCGGGCGACCGCGTGCGACACGACAAATTCGGCGAGGGCATTATCCTCAAAAGCGAAATGCAGGAGGCCACTGAATTCGTCGAAGTTCAATTCGGCAGCAAGTTCGGCAAAAAACGCCTCAGCATGGACTTCGCAAAACTCGAAAAAATATAA